A DNA window from Zingiber officinale cultivar Zhangliang chromosome 3A, Zo_v1.1, whole genome shotgun sequence contains the following coding sequences:
- the LOC122051464 gene encoding protein WHAT'S THIS FACTOR 1, chloroplastic-like, whose amino-acid sequence MATKLAAVLRRQLPNPFSGCLSDPYPSPPMIPRRLLWSMKKEPALEASLSRNRRWIVNNQIKNFLLRSPGHTATVRSLQKKLKSFDLQGRAINWLRKYPCCFDVLYSPDGGGEEEIFFTFSKRMAFLVEEEEAAMAASEPAMAQRLAKLLMLCRDRRLNVVKLNELKRGFGFPDDYLLRLVPKLPETFRVVNRTGRRNSMEIELVRWDPDLATSAVEAAAIERGTEPRFVCSLPDTWIKTRKKFDEFNEATPYVSPYSADNPETDKRAVGVIHEILSLSLWKKASIFKLEHFKKELGLPEKLNLLLLRHPCIFYVSNRYNIYTVVLREAYKGSELIEKDPLVVVKQKLGELMQEGLHEYNQRRHLANLEKKRKKGEISIRTKTEEDDENEEEALRLDSVEKREERKRFYKVLFDENP is encoded by the coding sequence ATGGCGACGAAGCTGGCCGCCGTCCTACGCCGCCAGCTCCCGAACCCCTTCAGCGGCTGCCTCTCCGACCCTTATCCCTCTCCTCCAATGATTCCCCGTCGCCTCTTATGGTCGATGAAGAAGGAACCTGCCTTGGAGGCCTCGCTATCCCGCAATCGCCGCTGGATCGTCAACAACCAGATCAAAAATTTCCTCCTCCGTTCGCCCGGCCACACTGCGACTGTCCGTTCTCTCCAGAAGAAATTGAAGTCCTTCGACCTCCAAGGTCGCGCCATCAACTGGCTCCGAAAGTATCCTTGCTGCTTCGATGTCCTCTACTCCCCCGACGGTGGCGGCGAGGAGGAGATTTTCTTCACCTTCTCCAAGCGTATGGCTTTCTTAGTCGAAGAGGAGGAGGCCGCCATGGCCGCGTCTGAGCCCGCCATGGCCCAGCGGCTCGCCAAGCTCCTCATGCTCTGCCGTGATCGCCGCCTCAACGTCGTCAAGCTCAACGAGCTCAAGCGAGGCTTTGGATTTCCCGACGATTACCTTCTGCGCCTCGTCCCCAAGCTACCGGAGACCTTCCGGGTCGTCAACCGCACCGGGCGGAGGAACTCGATGGAGATCGAACTCGTCCGGTGGGATCCTGACCTGGCCACATCGGCTGTCGAAGCCGCAGCCATTGAGCGAGGAACCGAACCGCGCTTCGTGTGTTCGTTGCCGGATACCTGGATCAAGACTCGGAAGAAGTTCGACGAGTTCAACGAAGCAACTCCGTACGTCTCGCCGTACTCAGCGGACAACCCGGAAACGGATAAGCGAGCCGTGGGCGTCATCCATGAGATCCTTTCGCTTTCTCTGTGGAAGAAAGCGTCGATCTTCAAGCTGGAGCACTTCAAGAAGGAGCTTGGGTTGCCGGAGAAGTTGAATCTGCTGCTGCTGAGGCACCCCTGCATCTTCTATGTGTCGAACAGGTACAATATTTACACGGTGGTGCTCAGAGAAGCATACAAGGGATCGGAGCTCATCGAGAAGGACCCATTGGTGGTGGTAAAGCAGAAGCTTGGGGAACTGATGCAGGAAGGTCTTCACGAATATAACCAGAGACGGCATTTGGCTAATTTggagaaaaagaggaagaaaggtgaAATTAGCATACGAACAAAAACGGAGGAAGATGATGAGAACGAAGAGGAAGCTCTTAGACTGGACAGTGTCGAGAAgagggaagagaggaaaaggTTTTATAAAGTTCTCTTCGATGAAAATCCATGA
- the LOC122050273 gene encoding 2-hydroxyisoflavanone dehydratase-like, whose amino-acid sequence MASDNNPVIYDYSPYFLVYKDGSVKRLKAEEQTPPGLDPLTNVDSKDIRISADVSARIYLPAININSTSTKLSLILYFRGGGFCIFSSASPIVHRHLNGLAAVSSSIILSVDYRRAPEHHIPVQYDDCWAALEWVASHRSDVEPWLLDHADYDRVYLAGGNIVHNLAMRVGSQGMISSYSLKLAGTILLDPYFWGKNLTASEKAADPVLRKKLDQLWGMICPESTAGNDDPRVNPLAVGAPSLADLGCTRMLLCTSEKDAMRDRALMYYEALTKSSGWRGTAELYEAAGEDHEYYLNHPDSNSTAMLRARIAAFLT is encoded by the exons ATGGCATCGGACAACAACCCTGTGATCTATGACTACTCTCCTTACTTTCTCGTCTACAAAGACGGCTCTGTCAAGCGGCTCAAGGCGGAGGAGCAAACGCCGCCCGGCCTTGACCCCCTCACTAACGTCGACTCCAAGGATATCCGCATTTCCGCCGATGTCTCCGCCCGCATCTATCTTCCTGCTATCAATATCAACTCTACTAGCACAAAGCTCTCCCTCATCCTCTACTTTCGCGGCGGCGGCTTTTGCATATTCTCCTCTGCCTCCCCCATCGTCCACCGCCATCTCAATGGCCTCGCGGCCGTGTCCTCTTCTATCATCCTCTCCGTCGACTACCGTCGCGCACCGGAACACCATATCCCTGTGCAATATGATGATTGTTGGGCTGCTCTCGAATGGGTCGCATCCCATCGCAGCGACGttg AACCGTGGCTCCTCGATCATGCTGACTATGACAGAGTCTACTTAGCCGGCGGCAACATCGTGCACAACCTGGCTATGCGAGTTGGGTCTCAAGGGATGATCTCCAGTTATAGCTTGAAGCTAGCAGGGACGATACTGCTAGATCCTTACTTCTGGGGGAAAAATCTGACAGCCTCAGAGAAAGCAGCCGATCCAGTATTAAGGAAGAAGTTGGACCAACTGTGGGGAATGATTTGCCCAGAGTCGACGGCCGGGAATGACGACCCGCGCGTGAATCCCTTGGCGGTGGGAGCGCCGAGTTTGGCAGATCTAGGGTGCACGCGCATGCTGCTGTGCACGTCGGAGAAGGACGCGATGAGGGATCGGGCGCTGATGTACTATGAGGCGTTGACGAAGAGTAGTGGGTGGCGCGGGACGGCTGAGTTGTATGAGGCGGCAGGGGAGGATCATGAATACTATCTGAACCATCCAGACAGCAACAGCACTGCTATGCTCCGTGCCAGAATCGCAGCCTTCTTGACTTGA